One genomic region from Sciurus carolinensis chromosome 2, mSciCar1.2, whole genome shotgun sequence encodes:
- the Smox gene encoding spermine oxidase isoform X1, with translation MQSCESSGDSADDPLSRGLRRRGQPRVVVIGAGLAGLAAAKALLEQGFTDVTVLEASSRIGGRVQSVKLGHATFELGATWIHGSQGNPIYHLAEANGLLEETTDGERSVGRISLYSKNGVACYLTNHGRRIPKDVVEEFSDLYNEVYNLTQEFFRHGKPVNAESQNSVGVFTREEVRNRIRDDPDDPEATKRLKLAMIQQYLKVESCESSSHSMDEVSLSAFGEWTEIPGAHHIIPSGFMRVVELLAEGIPAHVIQLGKPVRCIHWDQASARPRGPEIEPRVEGDHNHDTGEVGQSGVGPQGGRWDEDEQWPVMVECEDCEVIPADHVIVTVSLGVLKRQYTSFFQPSLPTEKVAAIHRLGIGTTDKIFLEFEEPFWGPECNSLQFVWEDEAESRTLTYPPELWYRKICGFDVLYPPERYGHVLSGWICGEEALVMEKCDDEAVAEICTEMLRQFTGNPNIPKPRRILRSAWGSNPYFRGSYSYTQVGSSGADVEKLAKPLPYTESSKTAPMQVLFSGEATHRKYYSTTHGALLSGQREAARLIEMYRDLFQQGT, from the exons ATGCAAAGTTGTGAATCCAGTGGCGACAGTGCGGATGACCCTCTCAGTCGTGGCCTTCGGAGAAGGGGACAGCCTCGTGTGGTGGTGATCGGCGCTGGCTTGGCTGGCCTGGCTGCAGCCAAAGCACTTCTGGAGCAGGGCTTCACAGATGTCACTGTGCTTGAGGCTTCCAGCCGCATTGGAGGCCGCGTGCAGAGTGTGAAACTTG GACACGCCACCTTTGAGCTGGGAGCTACCTGGATCCATGGCTCCCAGGGGAATCCTATCTATCATCTAGCAGAAGCCAATGGCCTCTTGGAAGAGACAACTGATGGAGAGCGCAGTGTGGGCCGTATCAGCCTCTACTCCAAGAATGGGGTGGCCTGCTACCTTACCAACCACGGCCGCAGGATCCCCAAGGACGTGGTTGAGGAATTCAGCGATTTATACAACGAG GTCTATAACTTGACCCAGGAGTTCTTCCGGCATGGTAAACCAGTCAACGCTGAGAGTCAAAACAGCGTGGGGGTGTTCACCCGGGAGGAGGTGCGCAATCGCATCAGGGATGACCCTGACGACCCGGAGGCCACCAAGCGCCTGAAGCTTGCCATGATCCAGCAGTACCTGAAG GTGGAGAGCTGTGAGAGCAGCTCACACAGCATGGACGAGGTATCCCTGAGCGCCTTTGGGGAGTGGACGGAGATCCCCGGTGCCCACCACATCATTCCCTCAGGATTCATGCGGGTTGTCGAGCTGCTGGCTGAGGGCATCCCCGCCCATGTCATCCAGTTGGGGAAACCAGTCCGTTGCATTCACTGGGACCAGGCCTCAGCCCGCCCTCGGGGCCCTGAGATTGAGCCCCGGGTCGAGGGCGACCATAATCACGACACCGGGGAGGTCGGTCAGAGTGGAGTGGGTCCCCAGGGGGGCAGATGGGATGAGGATGAGCAGTGGCCGGTGATGGTGGAGTGTGAAGACTGCGAGGTGATCCCGGCGGACCACGTGATCGTGACGGTGTCGCTGGGCGTGCTCAAGAGGCAGTACACCAGCTTCTTCCAGCCAAGCCTGCCCACAGAGAAGGTGGCTGCCATTCACCGCCTGGGCATCGGCACCACAGACAAGATCTTCCTTGAATTTGAGGAACCCTTCTGGGGCCCTGAGTGCAACAGCCTGCAGTTCGTGTGGGAGGACGAGGCGGAGAGCCGCACCCTTACCTACCCGCCGGAGCTCTGGTATCGCAAGATCTGTGGCTTTGATGTTCTCTACCCGCCAGAGCGCTATGGCCACGTGCTGAGTGGCTGGATCTGTGGAGAGGAGGCCCTCGTCATGGAGAAGTGTGATGACGAGGCGGTGGCTGAGATCTGCACCGAGATGCTGCGTCAGTTCACAG GGAACCCCAACATTCCAAAACCTCGGCGAATCCTGCGCTCAGCCTGGGGTAGTAACCCCTACTTCCGAGGTTCTTATTCATACACACAGGTGGGCTCAAGTGGGGCAGATGTGGAGAAGCTGGCTAAGCCCCTGCCCTACACTGAGAGCTCTAAGACAGCG CCCATGCAGGTGCTGTTCTCTGGTGAGGCCACTCACCGCAAGTACTACTCCACCACCCATGGTGCTCTGCTTTCTGGCCAGCGGGAGGCTGCTCGACTCATCGAGATGTACCGAGACCTCTTCCAGCAGGGGACCTGA
- the Smox gene encoding spermine oxidase isoform X2, whose protein sequence is MQSCESSGDSADDPLSRGLRRRGQPRVVVIGAGLAGLAAAKALLEQGFTDVTVLEASSRIGGRVQSVKLGHATFELGATWIHGSQGNPIYHLAEANGLLEETTDGERSVGRISLYSKNGVACYLTNHGRRIPKDVVEEFSDLYNEVYNLTQEFFRHGKPVNAESQNSVGVFTREEVRNRIRDDPDDPEATKRLKLAMIQQYLKVESCESSSHSMDEVSLSAFGEWTEIPGAHHIIPSGFMRVVELLAEGIPAHVIQLGKPVRCIHWDQASARPRGPEIEPRVEGDHNHDTGEVGQSGVGPQGGRWDEDEQWPVMVECEDCEVIPADHVIVTVSLGVLKRQYTSFFQPSLPTEKVAAIHRLGIGTTDKIFLEFEEPFWGPECNSLQFVWEDEAESRTLTYPPELWYRKICGFDVLYPPERYGHVLSGWICGEEALVMEKCDDEAVAEICTEMLRQFTGNPNIPKPRRILRSAWGSNPYFRGSYSYTQVGSSGADVEKLAKPLPYTESSKTAHGSTTKQQPAHLLSSKCPEQSLDPDRGSIKPMQVLFSGEATHRKYYSTTHGALLSGQREAARLIEMYRDLFQQGT, encoded by the exons ATGCAAAGTTGTGAATCCAGTGGCGACAGTGCGGATGACCCTCTCAGTCGTGGCCTTCGGAGAAGGGGACAGCCTCGTGTGGTGGTGATCGGCGCTGGCTTGGCTGGCCTGGCTGCAGCCAAAGCACTTCTGGAGCAGGGCTTCACAGATGTCACTGTGCTTGAGGCTTCCAGCCGCATTGGAGGCCGCGTGCAGAGTGTGAAACTTG GACACGCCACCTTTGAGCTGGGAGCTACCTGGATCCATGGCTCCCAGGGGAATCCTATCTATCATCTAGCAGAAGCCAATGGCCTCTTGGAAGAGACAACTGATGGAGAGCGCAGTGTGGGCCGTATCAGCCTCTACTCCAAGAATGGGGTGGCCTGCTACCTTACCAACCACGGCCGCAGGATCCCCAAGGACGTGGTTGAGGAATTCAGCGATTTATACAACGAG GTCTATAACTTGACCCAGGAGTTCTTCCGGCATGGTAAACCAGTCAACGCTGAGAGTCAAAACAGCGTGGGGGTGTTCACCCGGGAGGAGGTGCGCAATCGCATCAGGGATGACCCTGACGACCCGGAGGCCACCAAGCGCCTGAAGCTTGCCATGATCCAGCAGTACCTGAAG GTGGAGAGCTGTGAGAGCAGCTCACACAGCATGGACGAGGTATCCCTGAGCGCCTTTGGGGAGTGGACGGAGATCCCCGGTGCCCACCACATCATTCCCTCAGGATTCATGCGGGTTGTCGAGCTGCTGGCTGAGGGCATCCCCGCCCATGTCATCCAGTTGGGGAAACCAGTCCGTTGCATTCACTGGGACCAGGCCTCAGCCCGCCCTCGGGGCCCTGAGATTGAGCCCCGGGTCGAGGGCGACCATAATCACGACACCGGGGAGGTCGGTCAGAGTGGAGTGGGTCCCCAGGGGGGCAGATGGGATGAGGATGAGCAGTGGCCGGTGATGGTGGAGTGTGAAGACTGCGAGGTGATCCCGGCGGACCACGTGATCGTGACGGTGTCGCTGGGCGTGCTCAAGAGGCAGTACACCAGCTTCTTCCAGCCAAGCCTGCCCACAGAGAAGGTGGCTGCCATTCACCGCCTGGGCATCGGCACCACAGACAAGATCTTCCTTGAATTTGAGGAACCCTTCTGGGGCCCTGAGTGCAACAGCCTGCAGTTCGTGTGGGAGGACGAGGCGGAGAGCCGCACCCTTACCTACCCGCCGGAGCTCTGGTATCGCAAGATCTGTGGCTTTGATGTTCTCTACCCGCCAGAGCGCTATGGCCACGTGCTGAGTGGCTGGATCTGTGGAGAGGAGGCCCTCGTCATGGAGAAGTGTGATGACGAGGCGGTGGCTGAGATCTGCACCGAGATGCTGCGTCAGTTCACAG GGAACCCCAACATTCCAAAACCTCGGCGAATCCTGCGCTCAGCCTGGGGTAGTAACCCCTACTTCCGAGGTTCTTATTCATACACACAGGTGGGCTCAAGTGGGGCAGATGTGGAGAAGCTGGCTAAGCCCCTGCCCTACACTGAGAGCTCTAAGACAGCG CATGGAAGCACCACAAAGCAGCAGCCTGCTCACCTTTTATCATCCAAGTGCCCAGAACAGTCCCTGGACCCTGATAGGGGCTCCATAAAG CCCATGCAGGTGCTGTTCTCTGGTGAGGCCACTCACCGCAAGTACTACTCCACCACCCATGGTGCTCTGCTTTCTGGCCAGCGGGAGGCTGCTCGACTCATCGAGATGTACCGAGACCTCTTCCAGCAGGGGACCTGA